From one Xyrauchen texanus isolate HMW12.3.18 chromosome 17, RBS_HiC_50CHRs, whole genome shotgun sequence genomic stretch:
- the LOC127658403 gene encoding transmembrane protein 74-like has translation MASVELLYIDNRGGRSNPPGVLDWSSSPLHVHKLSSSLEEASHGLCNSAPRTGQHGQHRLHQPSEKVRVCCNEELETSFTYVDENVNLRLATPDTSEKSIRHVTPALHDSASEIRLEGLQELSLMSDIDLSSESSGKSVDYGFISAVTFLITGISLVIISYAVPRDVRVNSDNVSAREMERLENEIARIGAHLDMCVIAGLCLLTLGGVVLSTLLMISMWKGEMYRRKAFAYSKHSTKLYGSINLRTRSSPSRSSPTHNFVEEENSDAIS, from the coding sequence ATGGCCTCGGTGGAGTTACTTTACATAGATAATAGAGGAGGAAGATCCAATCCTCCCGGAGTACTGGACTGGTCCTCTAGCCCTCTTCATGTTCACAAGCTGAGCAGTTCGCTGGAAGAAGCTTCTCATGGACTGTGTAATTCAGCACCAAGGACAGGACAGCATGGCCAGCACCGCCTTCATCAACCCTCAGAGAAGGTCAGAGTGTGCTGCAACGAGGAGCTGGAGACCTCGTTTACGTACGTCGACGAAAACGTCAATCTCCGGCTGGCGACTCCGGACACGAGCGAGAAAAGTATTCGTCACGTGACGCCGGCGCTCCACGATTCCGCGAGCGAAATCCGTCTCGAGGGGCTTCAGGAGTTATCACTGATGTCCGATATCGACCTCAGCTCGGAGAGCTCGGGGAAATCCGTGGATTACGGATTCATTAGCGCGGTCACGTTCCTCATTACAGGCATCTCGCTCGTGATCATATCGTACGCGGTCCCGCGGGACGTCAGAGTGAACTCGGACAACGTGTCCGCGCGCGAAATGGAAAGACTCGAGAACGAGATCGCAAGGATAGGCGCGCACCTGGACATGTGCGTGATCGCCGGCCTTTGCCTTCTCACCTTGGGCGGCGTGGTGTTGTCAACTTTGCTAATGATTTCTATGTGGAAAGGTGAGATGTACAGGAGAAAAGCCTTCGCGTATTCCAAGCACTCCACAAAGCTCTATGGCTCTATTAACTTAAGAACGAGATCGAGTCCGAGTCGGTCCTCGCCAACACACAATTTTGTCGAGGAGGAGAATAGCGATGCCATAAGTTGA
- the LOC127658399 gene encoding thyrotropin-releasing hormone receptor-like, translating into MENSTLFQFPNATLPTLPTWSDNSIEYKIVSILLVILICGIGIVGNVMVIVVVLTTKHMRTPTNCYLVSLAVADLMVLTAAGLPNITESLFGQWVYGYAGCLSITYFQYLGINASSCSITAFTIERYIAICHPIKAQFLCTLSRAKKIIVLVWFFTSLYCVMWFYLSDTEEVAYQNVILMTCAYKVSRNLYLPIYFTDFAVFYVVPLLLAIVLYGLIARILFLNPLPSDPKESRRNWKKESTVGNQTINSRSSSSSTTAASRRQVTKMLAVVVILFALLWMPYRTLVVVNSFLKEAYLDTWFLLFCRLCIYMNSAINPIIYNAMSQKFRAAFHKLCHCGAQHSEKPPTYSVALTYSVIKETSNGESPDHYTTELDDIRGAAEELLPGRKRLSFKEPSLACKGTLTSA; encoded by the exons ATGGAGAACAGCACTTTATTCCAATTCCCCAACGCGACTCTCCCGACTCTCCCGACGTGGAGTGATAACAGTATCGAATACAAAATCGTAAGCATATTATTAGTGATTCTTATTTGTGGAATTGGAATTGTCGGAAATGTCATGGTCATTGTTGTGGTCTTAACGACTAAGCACATGCGCACCCCAACTAACTGCTACCTGGTAAGTCTGGCGGTTGCCGACCTCATGGTCCTGacggcagcggggctgcccaacaTCACCGAGAGCCTCTTCGGCCAGTGGGTGTACGGATACGCCGGCTGTCTCTCCATCACATACTTTCAGTACCTGGGCATCAACGCGTCCTCCTGCTCCATCACAGCCTTCACCATTGAGCGCTACATCGCCATCTGTCACCCTATAAAAGCGCAATTCCTGTGCACCCTCTCAAGAGCAAAAAAGATCATTGTTCTCGTTTGGTTTTTTACGTCCCTATATTGCGTCATGTGGTTTTACCTTTCCGATACGGAAGAGGTGGCTTACCAAAACGTTATACTAATGACTTGCGCCTACAAAGTGTCCAGAAACCTGTATTTGCCGATATATTTCACAGATTTTGCCGTGTTCTACGTTGTCCCGCTTCTGTTGGCGATCGTTTTATACGGGCTGATCGCAAGAATTCTGTTCCTCAACCCACTCCCGTCAGATCCCAAGGAAAGTAGAAGGAACTGGAAAAAGGAATCAACCGTGGGGAATCAAACAATTAACTCCAGGAGTTCATCCAGCAGCACGACTGCAGCTTCTCGGAGGCAG GTGACAAAGATGCTGGCAGTGGTGGTGATCCTCTTTGCTCTGCTCTGGATGCCCTATCGGACGCTGGTAGTGGTCAACTCCTTCCTCAAAGAGGCCTACTTGGACACCTGGTTCCTTCTCTTCTGCCGTCTCTGCATCTACATGAACAGCGCCATCAACCCCATCATATACAATGCCATGTCACAGAAGTTCCGTGCCGCCTTCCACAAACTGTGCCATTGTGGGGCTCAGCACTCTGAGAAGCCCCCCACTTACAGTGTGGCCCTCACGTACAGTGTCATCAAGGAGACCTCCAATGGAGAAAGCCCAGATCACTACACCACAGAGCTAGACGACATCCGTGGAGCTGCCGAAGAGCTATTGCCTGGGAGGAAAAGATTATCATTTAAAGAGCCCTCACTGGCTTGTAAAGGCACATTGACTAGTGCTTAG